A genomic window from Pirellulales bacterium includes:
- a CDS encoding PQQ-binding-like beta-propeller repeat protein encodes MLRRADVLVICWSLVLWFGNTIAQGQENWTRFRGPDGTGVVADDPRLPDTWDQEKNVRWKARIPGRGWGSPIVWQDRVFISAVDSDDEYEAPKRGLYLGLGRGEPPDSIHHWRVYCLDFKTGEVLWKKDAHEGKPVVPRHPKNTYAAETPTTDGQRLYVLFGDLGLYCYDFDGNHLWTYDIAPKKSMLAYGAAASPIVVGNQVVFVYDNSEDSYIAAVDGATGKLLWKTSRDEQSTWGTPLAWHHGDTTEIVATGRKENRSYNTAGELLWHFDGHMSSLTIPSPFVVDGLLYITSGYFQDKNRPVYAIKPGANGDITLGEGQTSNDYIKWSLEKMGPYNTSPIVYGGLYYTLLDLGMVTCNDAATGEQVFSRTRFPQGASFTASPWAYNGKIFFLSEAGDTYVMPVGREFTIDHTNSLDELCIATPAIAQGKLLIRTAEHVYCIGREAP; translated from the coding sequence ATGCTTCGCCGTGCTGACGTCCTCGTGATTTGCTGGTCGTTGGTCCTGTGGTTTGGGAATACCATCGCGCAGGGGCAAGAGAATTGGACCCGCTTTCGCGGTCCTGACGGGACGGGCGTGGTGGCGGACGATCCACGCCTACCCGATACGTGGGACCAGGAAAAAAATGTTCGCTGGAAGGCGCGCATTCCTGGTCGTGGATGGGGAAGCCCAATCGTCTGGCAGGATCGGGTGTTCATATCGGCGGTCGACAGCGACGATGAGTACGAAGCACCGAAACGCGGTTTGTATCTGGGCCTTGGTCGTGGCGAGCCTCCTGATTCGATTCATCACTGGAGGGTGTATTGTCTCGATTTCAAGACCGGCGAGGTGCTATGGAAGAAAGATGCTCATGAAGGGAAACCAGTCGTCCCGCGCCATCCCAAGAATACGTACGCGGCCGAAACGCCTACGACCGACGGGCAGCGCCTGTATGTCCTGTTCGGCGACCTGGGGCTGTATTGCTACGACTTCGACGGCAATCACTTGTGGACGTACGACATCGCGCCGAAGAAGTCGATGCTCGCCTATGGGGCGGCTGCGTCGCCGATCGTCGTCGGAAACCAGGTCGTCTTTGTTTATGACAACAGCGAGGATTCTTACATTGCCGCCGTCGACGGCGCGACCGGCAAGCTGCTCTGGAAGACTTCTCGCGATGAGCAAAGCACCTGGGGAACACCGCTGGCCTGGCATCACGGGGACACAACCGAAATCGTAGCCACCGGGCGGAAGGAGAATCGTTCGTACAACACGGCAGGTGAGCTGCTTTGGCACTTCGACGGGCATATGTCGTCGCTGACGATCCCTTCGCCGTTTGTCGTCGATGGGCTGCTCTATATCACCAGCGGGTACTTTCAAGACAAGAACCGCCCGGTATACGCGATCAAGCCGGGGGCCAACGGCGACATTACGCTCGGTGAAGGGCAGACGTCAAACGACTATATCAAGTGGTCGCTGGAAAAGATGGGGCCCTATAACACGTCGCCAATTGTTTATGGCGGGCTGTACTACACGCTGCTCGATCTCGGGATGGTCACGTGCAATGACGCCGCGACCGGCGAGCAAGTTTTCAGCCGCACCCGCTTTCCGCAAGGGGCCAGTTTCACGGCCTCACCCTGGGCCTATAACGGAAAGATTTTCTTCTTGAGCGAAGCGGGAGATACGTACGTGATGCCGGTCGGTCGCGAGTTCACGATCGACCACACCAATTCGCTCGACGAGTTGTGCATCGCGACGCCAGCGATCGCGCAGGGGAAACTCCTGATCCGCACCGCCGAGCACGTCTACTGTATCGGCCGCGAGGCGCCTTGA
- a CDS encoding inorganic phosphate transporter, which translates to MWDAWSALPLGHQLAFLLALAIAFGFEFINGFHDTANAVTTVIYTGTLRPTPAVLFSGFCNFLGVLLGGTAVAFAIVNLLPVDLLIESSSVRSIVMVLSLLLAGMIWNLGTWWYGLPVSSSHTLIGSILGVGLADSLVQRGNMTGINWAKAADVGMSLLISPAIGFAAAAILLLVMKRVFTNPNLYHPPGEGDSPPNWIRGVLLATCGGVSFAHGSNDGQKGMGLILLALIGFLPTYYSLNVHDAGLAGSLRDAAIAIDSIVESEAPTVADKVRPDMQTIATVLAGKDSLADVSREDRWHVRQAIFRFRYTLANSKLTPETHQALKEHHREFTRAIEYVPFWVVVGVALALGIGTTIGYKRIVVTVAEKIGKSHLTYAQGAAAEVVAAATIGMADVFHLPVSTTQVLSSGIAGTMWANRSGIQSQTVKKIGLAWAMTLPAAILLSASLFTLGGALIPGARAKPATQASEMHAASHAAPVAQAESGAARR; encoded by the coding sequence ATGTGGGACGCCTGGAGCGCCCTTCCGCTCGGACACCAACTCGCGTTTCTCCTTGCGCTGGCGATTGCCTTCGGCTTTGAGTTCATCAACGGTTTTCACGACACCGCCAACGCCGTGACCACCGTCATCTATACCGGCACATTGCGGCCCACGCCCGCCGTGCTCTTCTCGGGCTTTTGCAACTTTCTCGGCGTATTGCTCGGCGGTACGGCAGTCGCGTTTGCGATCGTGAACCTGCTGCCCGTGGATTTACTGATCGAAAGCTCGTCGGTCCGCTCGATCGTAATGGTCTTGTCGCTGCTGCTGGCAGGCATGATCTGGAACCTGGGGACCTGGTGGTACGGATTGCCGGTTTCGAGTTCGCACACGTTGATCGGTTCGATCCTCGGCGTCGGTTTGGCCGATAGCCTGGTGCAGCGCGGCAACATGACCGGCATCAACTGGGCCAAGGCCGCAGACGTGGGAATGTCGCTGTTGATTTCGCCCGCCATCGGTTTCGCGGCGGCGGCCATCTTGCTGCTCGTCATGAAACGAGTGTTTACGAATCCGAACCTGTATCACCCGCCCGGCGAAGGAGATAGCCCTCCGAACTGGATCCGCGGCGTGCTGCTGGCCACATGTGGCGGCGTCAGCTTCGCCCACGGTTCGAACGACGGTCAAAAGGGGATGGGGCTGATCCTGTTGGCCCTGATTGGATTTTTGCCCACCTACTATTCGCTGAACGTTCACGACGCCGGCCTGGCCGGGAGTCTGCGCGACGCTGCGATCGCCATCGATAGCATCGTTGAAAGCGAAGCGCCGACCGTAGCCGACAAGGTACGGCCCGACATGCAGACCATCGCCACTGTGCTGGCCGGCAAAGACTCGTTGGCCGATGTTTCGCGAGAAGACCGCTGGCACGTGCGCCAGGCGATTTTTCGCTTTAGATATACGCTGGCCAATTCGAAGTTGACGCCGGAAACGCATCAGGCTTTGAAGGAACACCATCGCGAATTTACACGTGCCATCGAGTACGTCCCGTTCTGGGTCGTTGTCGGTGTGGCCCTGGCATTGGGCATTGGCACGACGATCGGCTACAAGCGCATCGTGGTGACCGTGGCCGAGAAAATCGGCAAGTCGCACCTGACTTATGCCCAAGGGGCCGCGGCCGAAGTCGTCGCTGCCGCAACGATCGGCATGGCCGACGTCTTTCACCTGCCTGTAAGCACAACCCAGGTTCTTTCTTCCGGCATCGCCGGCACGATGTGGGCCAATCGCTCAGGTATTCAATCGCAGACGGTGAAGAAGATCGGCCTGGCCTGGGCGATGACCCTGCCGGCCGCGATCCTGTTGTCGGCTAGCCTGTTCACGCTCGGCGGCGCTTTGATCCCGGGCGCCCGGGCCAAGCCTGCGACACAGGCCAGCGAAATGCACGCGGCCTCGCACGCCGCCCCCGTGGCCCAGGCCGAATCGGGCGCGGCCCGCCGCTAA
- a CDS encoding alpha/beta hydrolase, protein MPCGRSILVALAILFVSGASQVVVQAAPAKVEVPESVIFETNIEYSRPEGESLSLDMAHPKDGQGVRPAIVCIHGGGFRAGNREHHDALCVKLAERGYVAVTPTYRLAPKHQFPAAVHDVKAVVRWLRANAGKYGIDPTRIGATGDSAGGHLALFLGLTGEVKKLDGMEGGNLDQSSAVNCVVDVYGPSDFTKSYGKSVDAAEVLPLFLGGDLQTARHRHLQASPLYWVTPDAAPTLAIHGTDDKYVAFEQAEWLIDRLHAADVEAELLKLDGAGHGFKGEDAKRAQEAMFAFFDKYLKPR, encoded by the coding sequence ATGCCATGCGGACGTTCGATCTTAGTAGCGCTTGCTATTCTCTTCGTCAGTGGGGCTTCGCAAGTTGTTGTTCAAGCTGCGCCGGCAAAGGTGGAGGTGCCCGAGAGCGTCATTTTCGAGACGAACATCGAATACTCGCGCCCTGAGGGAGAGTCGCTGTCGCTGGACATGGCGCACCCTAAAGATGGCCAGGGGGTACGGCCGGCGATCGTTTGCATTCATGGTGGAGGCTTTCGCGCCGGGAATCGCGAACATCATGACGCGTTGTGCGTAAAATTGGCCGAGCGCGGCTATGTGGCGGTGACGCCGACGTATCGCTTGGCGCCGAAGCACCAGTTTCCGGCCGCTGTGCATGACGTGAAAGCGGTCGTCCGTTGGCTGCGCGCCAATGCCGGCAAGTATGGCATCGATCCGACCCGTATCGGCGCTACGGGCGATTCGGCCGGCGGCCACTTGGCACTGTTCCTCGGCTTGACGGGCGAAGTTAAGAAGCTGGACGGTATGGAGGGGGGCAATCTGGATCAATCGAGCGCGGTGAATTGTGTCGTCGACGTTTACGGCCCAAGCGACTTTACAAAGTCTTACGGCAAGAGCGTGGACGCGGCCGAGGTCTTGCCGCTGTTTCTCGGAGGGGACTTGCAAACAGCCCGACATCGGCATCTGCAAGCCAGCCCGCTGTATTGGGTCACGCCGGACGCGGCGCCGACACTGGCGATCCATGGCACCGATGACAAGTACGTGGCCTTCGAGCAAGCCGAATGGCTGATCGACCGGCTGCACGCGGCGGACGTCGAGGCCGAACTCTTGAAGTTGGACGGGGCAGGGCACGGCTTCAAGGGTGAGGATGCGAAGCGAGCCCAGGAGGCGATGTTCGCCTTCTTCGACAAGTATCTGAAGCCGCGCTAG
- a CDS encoding protein kinase, with product MTLLWGFFMQIRCPQCHKPIDVSQATDFIDVTCPQCGSTFNLLADVSTTSRGRGSIDRLAHFDLLEAVGVGGFGTVWKSRDTELNRIVAIKIPRAQGASIRDQEEFLREARAVAQLRHPNIVTVYEVGRSDGLIYIVSDFIAGVTLADQIQSDRPNPREAAELCAVVADALDHAHRRGIVHRDLKPNNILVDHQGMPHVVDFGLAKQESAEITVTIDGRVLGTPAYMSPEQARGEAHLVDGRSDVYSLGVILYQLLTGELPFRGNKRMLIHQVLFDEPRAPRKLNDRLPRDLETIALKALAKEPSRRYATAGELAEDLRRFLEDRPIVARPVSTAERSWRWMRRNPMVASLATIAVTAMLMTTVISALAYERTRRALDGETVARQEAEQRRTESQQALAGEARQRQETERQQLRAEENFRRARRAVDDYMTQVSESTLLDEAGLQPLRSELLESALGYYQEFMRDHGSDPQIKAEVASAYLRLSQLQLTMGSTDESLVSLRKGLDLVEQVMESGSDVRQYASWIGGFFRGPRYNRRAEVPPSNPLAALALVRKGSLIWEKLVAQAPDVPGFRQDLAGFYYYLGIASYTLRNEKAAMEQMRGSEQLLKSLTVEYPDSKLYREEWALVASTLGEMYEVGQQPAEASEIYFAALNYFPDSLALCNQTAKFLATYPDPQVRKPEEALRLAKRATEVGPRDAMAWSTLGIAYYRNSQYQATVEALERSMQLSGGKGEAWDWFYLSMALWQLGRQNEARQWFAQGVEWAQTPRHLRQVRLLYEEAAHLLGETGPPAA from the coding sequence ATGACCCTCCTCTGGGGGTTTTTCATGCAGATTCGCTGTCCGCAGTGCCATAAGCCAATCGACGTTAGTCAGGCAACAGATTTTATTGACGTGACCTGCCCACAGTGTGGCAGCACGTTCAATTTGTTGGCTGACGTCAGCACCACCAGCCGGGGTCGCGGCTCGATCGATCGGCTGGCCCACTTCGATCTGCTCGAAGCGGTCGGTGTCGGCGGGTTCGGAACCGTTTGGAAGTCGCGGGATACCGAGCTCAACCGGATCGTGGCGATCAAGATCCCGCGCGCCCAGGGCGCGTCGATCCGCGATCAGGAGGAATTCCTGCGCGAAGCGCGGGCCGTGGCACAACTGCGCCATCCGAACATCGTCACCGTGTACGAAGTAGGGCGCAGCGACGGCTTGATCTACATCGTCAGTGACTTCATCGCGGGCGTCACGCTGGCCGATCAGATTCAAAGCGATCGGCCGAATCCGCGCGAGGCGGCCGAGTTGTGCGCGGTCGTGGCCGACGCGCTCGACCATGCCCATCGGCGCGGCATCGTACACCGCGACTTGAAGCCGAACAATATCCTGGTCGACCATCAAGGGATGCCGCATGTGGTCGACTTCGGCCTGGCCAAGCAAGAGTCAGCCGAGATCACGGTGACGATTGATGGTCGGGTGTTGGGTACTCCGGCCTACATGTCCCCCGAGCAAGCGCGCGGCGAGGCGCACCTGGTCGACGGTCGCAGCGACGTCTATTCGCTGGGTGTCATCCTCTACCAACTGCTGACGGGCGAGCTGCCGTTTCGCGGCAACAAGCGCATGTTGATCCACCAGGTGTTGTTCGATGAACCACGCGCGCCGCGAAAGCTAAATGATCGGCTGCCGCGTGATCTGGAGACGATCGCACTGAAGGCCTTGGCCAAGGAGCCATCGCGTCGCTATGCGACGGCCGGCGAGTTGGCCGAGGATTTGCGACGATTCCTCGAGGACCGGCCGATCGTCGCCCGACCTGTTAGTACGGCCGAACGATCCTGGCGCTGGATGCGGCGCAATCCAATGGTGGCCAGCCTGGCCACGATCGCGGTGACCGCGATGTTGATGACAACGGTCATCTCGGCCCTGGCCTATGAGAGGACACGACGGGCGCTCGACGGGGAAACCGTGGCTCGCCAAGAAGCCGAGCAGCGGCGGACCGAATCGCAACAGGCGCTGGCCGGCGAGGCACGGCAGCGGCAAGAAACCGAGCGTCAGCAACTGCGCGCGGAGGAGAACTTTCGCCGAGCACGGCGCGCCGTGGACGACTACATGACCCAGGTCAGCGAGAGCACTTTGTTGGACGAGGCGGGCCTGCAACCATTGCGTAGCGAGTTGCTCGAATCGGCGCTCGGCTATTACCAGGAATTCATGCGCGACCACGGCAGCGACCCACAAATCAAGGCCGAGGTTGCCTCGGCGTATCTACGGTTGTCGCAATTGCAACTGACGATGGGAAGTACGGACGAATCGCTGGTATCGCTGCGGAAGGGGCTGGACCTGGTCGAGCAAGTCATGGAATCGGGATCCGACGTCAGGCAATACGCAAGCTGGATCGGCGGGTTCTTTCGCGGACCGCGCTACAATCGCCGTGCCGAGGTGCCGCCGTCGAATCCGCTTGCCGCGCTGGCGCTAGTTCGCAAGGGGAGCCTGATCTGGGAGAAGTTAGTCGCGCAAGCGCCCGACGTCCCAGGATTTCGCCAGGACCTGGCCGGCTTTTACTACTATTTGGGAATTGCCAGCTACACGCTGCGCAATGAAAAGGCGGCGATGGAGCAGATGCGCGGTTCGGAGCAATTATTGAAAAGTCTGACGGTCGAATACCCCGATTCGAAGTTATACCGCGAGGAGTGGGCGCTGGTCGCGTCGACTCTGGGAGAGATGTACGAGGTGGGGCAACAGCCGGCCGAGGCCTCGGAGATTTATTTTGCCGCTCTGAATTACTTTCCCGATAGCCTGGCACTGTGCAATCAAACGGCGAAATTCCTGGCGACTTATCCGGATCCGCAGGTGCGCAAGCCAGAAGAGGCGTTGCGTTTGGCAAAGCGCGCGACTGAAGTAGGGCCGCGCGACGCGATGGCTTGGAGCACGCTGGGCATCGCGTATTATCGCAATTCGCAATATCAGGCGACGGTCGAAGCACTCGAGCGCAGCATGCAACTCTCCGGCGGCAAGGGCGAGGCATGGGATTGGTTCTATCTGTCGATGGCGCTCTGGCAACTTGGTCGGCAGAATGAAGCGCGCCAATGGTTCGCGCAAGGGGTCGAGTGGGCGCAGACGCCGCGCCACTTGCGGCAGGTTCGTTTACTCTACGAAGAAGCCGCGCATCTGTTAGGCGAGACGGGGCCGCCGGCCGCTTAG
- a CDS encoding class I adenylate-forming enzyme family protein yields the protein MPPLTHRHGVAQYTWEHYQTDFADRHLLHGVIAKWARERPDAVAIIEVDTGREFTYAQFEQTITALSMKLWRMGFRPGDFFATTLPLLAEHVFLEYACFKIGVIHAPLDLRLKAPEVVRSLELIKARGFAFLGQTPVADFSPLGQAVQQHCPFVKQLVQFAPPAGTIPGATSALTLAAEAEAEARAVAADPQSWPELPAYLAAVAAVQETDGAQVIYTTGSTGFPKPALLSHRNITVQNMCLAGGFDMTDHPRMLVNLPPSHVGCQAEQLMTTLFSGGTAVVLHIFDAEKTLAAIEKYRVACFGQIPAMFAIQWRLPNYAKYDLSSLRFALYGGQAVTRQFLEQLQTMAPQCGTGLGLSEMAGFVTYSPLGGTVDELLAGVGFDMPVTPLSIRKPMNDDGTAGDELPDGEPGEICFSGPQVFISYVNNDEAYRHTVSSDGFCYTGDLGYKTEKGLVFAGRSKLVIKPKGYQVHPAQIEGHFAMLSDKVSACAAVGQPHEIFSEAIVLFVETKAENQLSIAELEKHARGIAAYMRPTHYELLPPAGLPLNRVAKTDYVLLRERAAATVEKLREAGGWDR from the coding sequence ATGCCGCCGCTTACGCATCGCCACGGAGTTGCCCAGTACACCTGGGAGCATTACCAGACGGACTTTGCCGATCGCCACCTGTTGCATGGCGTGATCGCCAAATGGGCTCGCGAGCGCCCGGACGCTGTCGCGATTATCGAGGTCGACACCGGGCGTGAGTTCACGTACGCCCAGTTCGAGCAAACAATCACCGCGCTGTCGATGAAGCTGTGGCGAATGGGATTTCGACCCGGCGATTTCTTCGCGACCACACTGCCGCTATTGGCCGAGCATGTCTTCCTGGAATACGCCTGTTTCAAAATCGGCGTTATCCACGCGCCGCTCGACCTGCGGCTCAAAGCGCCCGAAGTCGTGCGCTCGCTGGAATTGATTAAAGCCCGCGGCTTTGCCTTTTTGGGTCAGACGCCGGTGGCCGATTTTTCGCCCCTGGGTCAAGCGGTCCAGCAACACTGTCCATTCGTCAAACAACTGGTGCAGTTCGCGCCCCCCGCCGGAACGATTCCCGGCGCGACGTCAGCGTTGACTCTGGCAGCCGAGGCTGAAGCCGAAGCGCGCGCCGTAGCGGCCGATCCGCAAAGCTGGCCCGAACTTCCCGCGTACCTGGCCGCGGTCGCCGCGGTGCAGGAAACCGACGGCGCGCAAGTCATCTACACCACCGGATCGACCGGCTTTCCCAAACCGGCGCTACTGTCGCATCGCAATATCACGGTGCAGAACATGTGCCTGGCCGGCGGCTTCGACATGACGGACCATCCGCGCATGTTGGTCAATCTTCCCCCGTCCCACGTTGGCTGCCAGGCCGAGCAGTTGATGACCACGCTTTTCTCGGGGGGAACAGCCGTGGTGCTGCACATCTTCGACGCGGAAAAGACCTTGGCTGCGATTGAAAAATACCGCGTGGCCTGCTTCGGGCAGATCCCAGCCATGTTCGCCATACAATGGCGGCTGCCAAATTATGCCAAGTACGATCTCTCGTCGTTACGTTTTGCCCTCTACGGCGGACAGGCGGTCACCCGGCAGTTCCTCGAACAGTTGCAAACCATGGCGCCGCAATGCGGCACAGGGCTAGGCCTGTCGGAAATGGCCGGCTTCGTCACCTACAGCCCGCTGGGAGGCACGGTCGACGAGCTGTTGGCCGGCGTCGGCTTCGATATGCCGGTCACGCCGCTGTCAATTCGCAAGCCCATGAACGACGATGGCACGGCCGGCGACGAGCTTCCCGATGGCGAACCTGGCGAAATCTGCTTTAGCGGCCCGCAGGTTTTCATCAGCTACGTCAACAACGACGAAGCGTATCGGCACACCGTTTCCAGCGATGGTTTTTGCTACACCGGCGACCTCGGCTACAAGACCGAGAAGGGATTGGTCTTTGCCGGACGATCCAAACTGGTAATCAAGCCCAAGGGCTACCAGGTGCATCCGGCCCAGATCGAAGGGCATTTCGCCATGCTCAGCGACAAGGTCTCGGCCTGTGCCGCGGTCGGGCAACCGCACGAGATCTTCAGCGAGGCCATCGTCCTCTTCGTCGAAACGAAGGCCGAAAACCAGCTCAGCATCGCCGAGCTTGAAAAGCACGCCCGAGGTATCGCGGCCTACATGCGTCCCACGCACTACGAATTGCTGCCGCCGGCCGGCCTGCCACTTAACCGTGTGGCAAAAACGGATTACGTGCTATTACGCGAACGCGCCGCCGCGACGGTCGAAAAACTACGCGAAGCCGGTGGCTGGGATCGGTAG
- a CDS encoding DUF1080 domain-containing protein yields the protein MISQAPTIATAAEPEWVALFDGKSLDGWEKVGGDASVWEVKDGAICGSGPASMLVSTKGPYKNFRYRAEIKINDKGNSGLYFRTTRKPSFMDGYEAQIDSTHNDPIRTGSLYGFCHVYKRLVEPDTWFTYDIQVKDEPWRGRPVTKIKITVNGDELYEYFDFAQSFKEGHFAFQQHDPGSKVCIRKVEVAELPEAKKK from the coding sequence ATGATTTCACAGGCGCCGACGATCGCGACAGCTGCCGAGCCGGAATGGGTCGCGCTGTTCGACGGTAAGAGCCTGGATGGCTGGGAAAAGGTAGGCGGCGACGCGAGCGTGTGGGAAGTCAAGGACGGGGCGATTTGCGGTTCGGGTCCGGCATCAATGCTGGTCTCGACCAAGGGCCCATACAAGAACTTCCGCTATCGCGCTGAAATCAAGATCAACGACAAGGGCAACTCAGGGCTCTATTTCCGCACGACCCGCAAGCCCTCGTTCATGGACGGCTACGAGGCGCAGATCGATAGCACGCACAACGACCCGATCCGCACGGGATCGCTGTACGGCTTCTGCCATGTTTACAAGCGACTGGTCGAGCCGGATACCTGGTTCACCTACGATATCCAGGTGAAGGACGAGCCGTGGCGCGGCCGCCCGGTGACCAAGATCAAGATCACGGTCAACGGCGACGAACTGTATGAGTACTTCGACTTTGCCCAGAGCTTCAAGGAAGGGCATTTCGCCTTCCAGCAGCACGATCCGGGAAGCAAGGTTTGCATCCGCAAGGTCGAAGTGGCCGAGCTGCCCGAGGCCAAGAAGAAGTAG
- a CDS encoding DUF2585 family protein produces MPEIPHDTDPPENDSASIPHVVTSGMRRFATLPVALAIVAILLAGGVWLRANSRPWWCACGQPFLWSGQVQSSHNSQHLFDPYSFTHMLHGVVFFWVLALCLPRLSVPWRFVGAVTIETLWELLENSNMVIERYRTATMALGYEGDSIGNSFGDVLSCSLGFFLALRLGAWGSLALFLATELTLVLWIRDSLILSTLMLIHPLESLKNWQQGS; encoded by the coding sequence ATGCCCGAAATACCGCACGATACTGACCCACCGGAAAACGACAGCGCATCGATACCCCATGTCGTAACATCTGGCATGCGGCGTTTCGCCACACTGCCCGTCGCTCTCGCGATTGTCGCGATCTTACTGGCCGGGGGCGTCTGGCTGCGCGCCAATAGCCGACCCTGGTGGTGCGCCTGCGGTCAGCCGTTCCTATGGTCGGGCCAGGTTCAGAGCTCGCACAATTCACAGCACCTTTTCGACCCGTACAGCTTTACTCACATGCTGCACGGCGTGGTCTTCTTTTGGGTCTTGGCGTTATGCCTGCCCAGGCTCTCGGTGCCGTGGCGTTTTGTCGGCGCCGTGACGATCGAGACGCTCTGGGAGCTACTGGAGAACTCGAACATGGTCATCGAGCGCTACCGTACGGCCACGATGGCGCTCGGCTACGAAGGGGATTCAATCGGCAACTCGTTCGGCGACGTGCTGAGCTGTTCGCTCGGGTTCTTTCTGGCGCTGCGGCTGGGAGCATGGGGCTCGCTGGCCTTATTTCTCGCAACGGAGCTCACGCTCGTGCTCTGGATCCGCGATAGCTTGATCCTTAGCACCCTCATGCTGATTCATCCGCTCGAGTCTCTGAAAAACTGGCAGCAAGGAAGCTAA